The window AACGGTCTTGGTGTTTTTGCCTCAGGGCCGCGTCTAGGCCGGCGTGATACGGCAGGGCATCGATGCCGGTTTGGGCCAACATCTCGGCCACTTCTTCAACCCGTTTGCGTGACTGGCAATACACAATGCCAGCCTCACCTTCGTGCTCGCGCTCGATGAATCGCAGCAGTTGGGTAGACGCATCTTTTTTCTCGACGATGGTGTAGCGAATGTTGGGGCGATCGAAGCTGCTGATGAAGAGTTGGGCTTCTTCAAGTTGCAGTCTTTCAATGATGTCTGCACGTGTGAGGGCGTCGGCCGTGGCCGTTAAGGCAACCCGCGGTACACCTGGAAAACGTTCATGCAAGACCGTAAGGCTGCGGTACTCTGGGCGGAAATCGTGGCCCCATTGGCTGACGCAATGCGCTTCGTCAATGGCAAACAAACTGAGAAGGCCTTGGGCATACAGCGAATCGAGTTGTGCCAAAAAGCGGGGTGTGTTGATGCGCTCTGGGGCAGCATACAAAAGCGTGATGTCGCCTTTGCGCAAGCGTTGTTCGATGACACTGGTTTCGTCTGGGCTGAGCGTGGAGTTTAAAAATGCGGCACTGACACCCGCCTCATGCAATGCGCCCACTTGATCGTGCATGAGCGCAATGAGCGGCGACACCACAATGGCGATGCCCAAGCCAGCTTGCTGCCTGGCAATGGCGGGAATTTGGTAACACAAACTTTTGCCGCCGCCAGTTGGCATGAGAACCAAGGCATCGTGTCCGCCGGTGACATGCGAGATGATGTCTTGCTGGGGGCCTCTGAACGACTCGTAGCCAAACACCTCACTGAGAATGCGCAGGATGTTGCTAGAGGGCGTGGATAAAACAGAGCTTGTCACAGCGGGTATTGTCCACCATGTGATTGCCTGGATTTTGTAGACGGTTGACGCCGCCTTGCATTCTTAAGTCAATGCAAGATTCGCGGCGTTAAGAATTGCGGTTCAGGTGGTCTTGAACTGCGTGGCTTTGATCACATTGGTCCAACGGACCACTTCGTCGGCAATGAATTTTTCGGGGTCTGCCAAAGTGAAGGGGTCAGCGCCGGCTTTTTCAAGGTCCAGCAAAAAAGCGGGGTCGTTGCGCACCTTGTTGTGCGTGGCGCGCAAAAAGTCCATCACCTCGCGCGGCACGCCGGCGGGTGTGAACACCGCATTGAAAACTTGCACGCGCATGTCTGGAATACCCGCCTCAACCGATGTTGGAATATCAGGTGCCGCTTTAAGGCGTGCATCGCTGTTGACGCTCAAAATGCGTGCACGACCTGCACGGTGCTGCGTCAGTACAGCGGAGGACATGATGGGCGTGATCATGGGGACATGGCCTGCCACCAAATCTTGCATGGCGGGACCGCCGCCTTTGTAGGGTACATGCTGCACATTGAGCTTGCCGCCTTGCAGTTTGAACAGTTCACCTGTGAGGTTGGTGATGGTGCCTGGGCCGGCTGAGCCATAGGCGTACTTGCCGGGGCTGGCCTTGATCAAATTCACCAACTCTTTGAGATTGTTGGCCGGCACGCTGGGGTTGACCACGATGCAGGTGGGATTGATGCTGACCATGCCAACCAAATTGAAGTCTTTGATCGCGTCGTAGGTGGCCGTGCCAGAAGCCAGAGGATTGATGATTTGAGTGGAAGAAGTGCCCAGCAAGAGGGTGTAACCATCGGCCTTGGCTCTGGAGGCTTCTGCCGCGCCAATGGCCCCGCCAGCGCCCGCTTTGTTGTCGACAATGAAATTGGCGCCGGTATGCGCAATGGCAAATTTGACCCATAAGCGGCCAATGATGTCGCCATCGCCACCCGGGGCGAAAGGCACAATGACCTTAATAGGGCGATCGGGAAATTTGGCTTGGGAGAAGGCGGCGGAGGGTGTTAAACCAGAGAGCAGGGCGCTGCCACTCAAGGCCAAAAATTGACGTTTTTTCATGTGCTCAATATAGAGAGATTGGCAACAAGCTTCAATTGGGGGTGGGCCTGACTGTGACGAATTCTCATGAGTCAGTTTGTTTTTCTACAATAGGGGGATGAAAGCCTTGAATTACACCCGCGCGAAAGCCCTGCCAGAGATTCTGGAAAAACGCATTGCCATTTTGGACGGCGCCATGGGCACCATGATTCAGCGCTTCAAATTGAGCGAGGCCGATTACCGTGGTGAGCGCTTCAAAGACTTTGCTAAAGACGTGAAGGGCAACAACGAATTGCTGAGCCTCACACGTCCCGATGTGATTCGCGACATTCACGAAGGCTATCTGGCCGCTGGCGCAGACATGATCGAAACCAATACGTTTGGTGCGACGACCATTGCGCAAGAAGACTACAACATGGCCGACTTGGCCATCGAAATGAACCGGGCCTCTGCGGCCTTGGCCCGTGCAGCATGCGACAAGTTTTCAACACCAGAGAAACCACGCTTTGCCGTTGGCGCTTTGGGCCCCACCCCCAAAACAGCCAGCATCAGTCCTGATGTAAACGATCCTGGCGCACGCAACGTGGACTTTGAAACTTTGCGCAAAGCCTATTACGAGCAAACCCAGGCCTTGGTAGAAGGCGGCGTGGATGTGTTGTTGGTGGAAACCATCTTTGACACCTTGAATGCCAAAGCTGCCTTGTTTGCCATTGAGGAATATTTTGAAGCCAGTGGCGAACGCTTGCCCCTCATCATCAGCGGCACCGTGACCGACGCCTCGGGTCGCATTTTGAGTGGTCAAACCGTCACTGCCTTTTGGCACAGTGTGCGCCATGCGCGCCCCTTGGCCATTGGTTTGAATTGCGCATTGGGCGCGACCTTGATGCGCCCGTATGTCCAAGAGTTGGCCAAAGTGGCAGACGACACCTTCATCAGTTGCTACCCCAACGCGGGCTTGCCCAACCCCATGAGTGAGACCGGCTTTGATGAAACGCCCGAGGTTACCAGCCGTTTGCTGCATGAATTTGCAGCGGAAGGTTTGGTCAACATTGTGGGCGGCTGTTGCGGCACCACGCCAGATCACATCGGTGCTATTCAAAAGGCCGTGGGCCCCTTGGCACCCAGAGGCTTGCACACGGCGGCGTTTTACAAAGAGGCGGCCTGATCGTCCCGTTTAGCCAGTTAAAATAAGCCATCTCCAAGGAGCGTTGCAGCTCGCCGCCCATCAAGGTTGCGAGTCAGGCTTGGAGTTCAATCTGGGGCATGCCCCATTCTTATTGCAAACCACGCTCACCTGCGATCCAAGAGGTGAGTTGTGTCTTCAGTTGCTGTTCCCCCGTTAAAACTGTCTGGCTTAGAGCCGGTTCAAATCGGCACGGGTACTCTTTTCGTGAACATTGGTGAGCGCACCAACGTCACAGGCTCTAAAGCCTTCGCCCGCATGATTTTGAACGGCGAATACGAACAAGCTTTGGCCGTGGCCCGTCAGCAGGTCGAAAACGGCGCACAAATCATTGACATCAACATGGACGAAGCCATGTTGGACAGCCAAGCGGCCATGGTTCGTTTCTTGAACCTCATTGCCTCCGAGCCCGACATTGCCCGCGTGCCCATCATGATCGACTCCTCCAAGTGGAGCGTGATTGAAGCCGGCCTGCGTTGCATTCAAGGCAAAGGCATCGTCAACTCCATCAGCATGAAAGAAGGCGTCGATGCCTTCAAACAACAAGCGCATTTGATCAAGCGCTATGGTGCTGCCGCGGTGGTGATGGCGTTTGATGAAAAAGGCCAGGCCGACACCTACCAACGCAAAATAGAAATTTGCGAACGCGCCTATCGCGTGTTGGTCGATGAGGTGGACTTTCCACCCGAAGACATTATTTTTGATCCGAACATTTTTGCCATTGCCACCGGCATTGAAGAGCACAACAACTACGCGGTCGATTTCATTGAGGCCACGCGCTGGATCAAACAAAATTTGCCAGGCGCCAAAGTGTCGGGCGGTGTGTCCAATGTGTCCTTCAGCTTCCGCGGCAACGACCCTGTGCGCGAAGCCATTCACACGGTGTTTTTGTACCACGCCATTCAAGCAGGCATGGACATGGGCATTGTCAATGCCGGCATGGTGGGCGTGTACGACGAACTCGAATCCGACTTGCGTGAGCGCGTAGAAGACGTGGTCTTGAACCGCCGCCCCGATGCGGGCGAGCGTTTGGTGGAAGTGGCAGAAAACGCCAAAGGCGCGGCCAAGGACGATTCCCAAAAGCTCGCTTGGCGCGGCACACCCGATGCGCCCGTATCTGTATCGGCACGCTTGTCACACGCCTTGGTCCACGGCATCACCGACTTCATCACAGAAGATACCGAAGAAGCCTACCAAGAAATTTTGGCCAAAAACGGAAGGCCCTTGCACGTGATTGAAGGCCCGCTCATGGATGGCATGAACGTGGTGGGCGATTTGTTTGGTCAAGGCAAGATGTTTTTGCCGCAAGTGGTCAAGTCTGCGCGGGTGATGAAGCAAGCCGTGGCGCACTTGGTCCCTTACATCGAAGAAGAAAAGCGCCAGCAAGAAGCCGCAGGTCAAGACGTCAAATCCAAAGGCAAGATTGTGATTGCCACCGTCAAAGGCGACGTGCACGACATTGGCAAGAACATCGTGACCGTGGTGCTTCAGTGCAACAACTTTGACGTGGTCAACATGGGCGTGATGGTGCCTTGTCACGAAATTTTG is drawn from Limnohabitans sp. 103DPR2 and contains these coding sequences:
- a CDS encoding Bug family tripartite tricarboxylate transporter substrate binding protein, which codes for MKKRQFLALSGSALLSGLTPSAAFSQAKFPDRPIKVIVPFAPGGDGDIIGRLWVKFAIAHTGANFIVDNKAGAGGAIGAAEASRAKADGYTLLLGTSSTQIINPLASGTATYDAIKDFNLVGMVSINPTCIVVNPSVPANNLKELVNLIKASPGKYAYGSAGPGTITNLTGELFKLQGGKLNVQHVPYKGGGPAMQDLVAGHVPMITPIMSSAVLTQHRAGRARILSVNSDARLKAAPDIPTSVEAGIPDMRVQVFNAVFTPAGVPREVMDFLRATHNKVRNDPAFLLDLEKAGADPFTLADPEKFIADEVVRWTNVIKATQFKTT
- a CDS encoding homocysteine S-methyltransferase family protein — its product is MKALNYTRAKALPEILEKRIAILDGAMGTMIQRFKLSEADYRGERFKDFAKDVKGNNELLSLTRPDVIRDIHEGYLAAGADMIETNTFGATTIAQEDYNMADLAIEMNRASAALARAACDKFSTPEKPRFAVGALGPTPKTASISPDVNDPGARNVDFETLRKAYYEQTQALVEGGVDVLLVETIFDTLNAKAALFAIEEYFEASGERLPLIISGTVTDASGRILSGQTVTAFWHSVRHARPLAIGLNCALGATLMRPYVQELAKVADDTFISCYPNAGLPNPMSETGFDETPEVTSRLLHEFAAEGLVNIVGGCCGTTPDHIGAIQKAVGPLAPRGLHTAAFYKEAA
- the metH gene encoding methionine synthase, with translation MSSVAVPPLKLSGLEPVQIGTGTLFVNIGERTNVTGSKAFARMILNGEYEQALAVARQQVENGAQIIDINMDEAMLDSQAAMVRFLNLIASEPDIARVPIMIDSSKWSVIEAGLRCIQGKGIVNSISMKEGVDAFKQQAHLIKRYGAAAVVMAFDEKGQADTYQRKIEICERAYRVLVDEVDFPPEDIIFDPNIFAIATGIEEHNNYAVDFIEATRWIKQNLPGAKVSGGVSNVSFSFRGNDPVREAIHTVFLYHAIQAGMDMGIVNAGMVGVYDELESDLRERVEDVVLNRRPDAGERLVEVAENAKGAAKDDSQKLAWRGTPDAPVSVSARLSHALVHGITDFITEDTEEAYQEILAKNGRPLHVIEGPLMDGMNVVGDLFGQGKMFLPQVVKSARVMKQAVAHLVPYIEEEKRQQEAAGQDVKSKGKIVIATVKGDVHDIGKNIVTVVLQCNNFDVVNMGVMVPCHEILAKAKEENADIIGLSGLITPSLEEMQYVASEMQKDAHFRLRKMPLLIGGATTSRVHTAVKIAPHYEGPVVYVPDASRSVSVAQGLLSDQAATYIDELNADYAKVREMHANKKQTPMWPLAKARGNKTQIDWTSFKSPTPKFIGRRVFKNFDLAELARYIDWAPFFQTWDLAGPYPAILKDQVVGVEAQKVFHDAQKMLQKIIEGRWITAHGVMGLYPANSVNHDDIALYADESRQTPVLTWHGLRQQTEKQTGKPSRCLADFVAPLLDAKGLPTKLQDYVGVFAVTAGIGVEKREQAFEAAHDDYSAIMLKALADRFAEAFAECMHERVRKDLWGYAATENASLDDLIAEKYQGIRPAPGYPACPDHSVKKQMFELLQCEEIGMGLTESLAMTPAASVSGFYLSHPDSQYFNVGKVSEDQVQDLAKRQNLKVSDIQRLLAPNL